A region from the Arcanobacterium buesumense genome encodes:
- a CDS encoding Na+/H+ antiporter NhaC family protein, which yields MIEVYPFLTLVPPIVAIVLVIWTKKVIVSLLAGILTAAFFAADGSPTGALRLIWTYFSGLFWDVENASVNSYYVLILMFLLVLGVITSLVLMAGGTSAFSAWTASRIRNGRGAQTLAAGLGTAIFVDDYFNALAVGQVARPVTDQHRISRAKLAYLIDSSSAPVAVLAPFSSWGASIIGIMAPIVAAAGVDVSDAGAFIRSAGLNYYAIAAIILLWFTVSLDLNLGAMRTEERRARTTGQVYDPDISVPGQLSDNLPKFEPGARRSLIVPFVFLVVGVLGGIAYTGQQAAGSWSVLDILANTDVALSLNIGGLSGLAAAIYYYVRYTRSSEDFTARTFGHGVAEGAKSMLPAIEILLCAWVLGGLISELGTGQYLGSLVVAAQLPAFWLVPIMFIVAGAMAFSTGTSWGSFGILLPIAGDVLSSVPGGSEVLLAAFGAVLAGAVWGDHCSPISDTTILSSTGAGCNHIVHVTTQLPYALLGAFAAFSGYVMLAITGSGIAGLAMTIVVLLILVAGVRVYYPLNTNS from the coding sequence ATGATTGAGGTATATCCATTTCTGACCTTAGTTCCGCCGATTGTTGCGATTGTATTGGTGATTTGGACGAAGAAGGTTATCGTCTCCTTACTTGCTGGTATTCTCACCGCTGCCTTTTTTGCGGCTGATGGCTCTCCAACGGGCGCATTGCGTCTAATATGGACCTATTTTTCTGGGCTGTTTTGGGATGTTGAGAATGCAAGTGTCAACTCATACTATGTTTTAATTTTGATGTTTTTGCTTGTACTGGGCGTTATTACCTCGCTTGTGTTGATGGCAGGTGGAACGTCGGCATTTTCGGCATGGACGGCATCTCGGATTCGTAATGGGCGAGGTGCTCAAACTCTGGCAGCTGGTTTAGGAACCGCAATTTTCGTTGACGACTACTTCAATGCTCTAGCGGTAGGCCAAGTTGCTCGGCCGGTAACTGATCAGCACCGAATTTCACGGGCAAAACTTGCTTATTTAATCGACTCATCATCTGCACCAGTTGCGGTACTTGCTCCATTTTCTTCCTGGGGTGCATCAATCATTGGCATCATGGCACCAATCGTGGCTGCTGCCGGAGTAGATGTTTCAGATGCTGGCGCATTTATCCGATCTGCTGGGCTTAACTATTATGCCATTGCGGCTATCATTCTCTTATGGTTTACCGTAAGCCTTGATCTTAATCTCGGTGCCATGCGTACCGAAGAACGCCGGGCGCGAACAACTGGACAGGTCTATGATCCAGATATTTCAGTTCCTGGACAGTTATCAGATAACTTGCCAAAATTCGAACCGGGTGCACGCCGATCGCTCATCGTCCCATTCGTCTTCCTCGTTGTCGGAGTCCTAGGCGGGATTGCCTATACCGGGCAACAAGCTGCTGGTTCGTGGTCAGTGCTCGATATTTTAGCCAATACTGACGTAGCACTTTCCCTCAATATCGGTGGCCTAAGTGGCCTTGCGGCGGCAATTTATTACTATGTTCGCTACACGCGCAGTTCCGAAGATTTCACTGCGCGTACATTCGGCCACGGAGTAGCAGAGGGAGCAAAATCCATGTTGCCAGCAATCGAAATTTTGCTGTGTGCATGGGTCCTTGGGGGATTGATCTCTGAACTAGGAACAGGGCAGTACCTCGGCTCGCTCGTCGTCGCCGCCCAGCTACCTGCATTCTGGCTTGTCCCTATTATGTTTATTGTTGCCGGTGCAATGGCTTTCTCCACAGGTACATCGTGGGGATCTTTTGGTATTTTGCTACCGATTGCGGGGGACGTCTTAAGTTCGGTTCCCGGTGGTTCTGAGGTCCTCTTGGCTGCTTTTGGTGCTGTGCTTGCCGGAGCTGTATGGGGTGATCATTGTTCACCAATTTCAGATACAACGATTTTGTCCTCTACTGGAGCGGGATGTAATCATATTGTTCACGTCACTACTCAGCTCCCCTATGCGTTGCTCGGTGCCTTCGCTGCGTTTAGCGGTTATGTGATGTTAGCTATCACTGGCTCAGGCATTGCCGGTCTGGCTATGACGATTGTCGTCTTATTGATACTCGTAGCTGGGGTTCGAGTTTACTACCCGTTAAATACCAATAGCTAA
- a CDS encoding dihydroorotate dehydrogenase, with amino-acid sequence MTNRLAVNLCGIDLDNPIIGASGTFGFGAEFARLWDINQLGTFSFKGTTAQPRSGNAQPRVADAPGGMLNAIGLANPGVEAVISHEIPQMRSYFHKPVMANIAGFSLSEYVQVASAMDAQENVGWLEVNISCPNVHDDGKTFADSPKSAAQVCQAIKEVTTKPIIMKLSPNSAIVTDIAQACQESGADALSLINTFVGMRLNLHNGKPILANRTGGVSGPGVFPMAIRMVWDVTHAVDIPVIGIGGISSARDVIEMMYAGATAVQVGTANLVNPYACLEIIEQLPAEMDRYGIKTLASLSQHRKDS; translated from the coding sequence ATGACGAATCGACTCGCAGTCAATCTGTGTGGAATTGACCTGGACAACCCCATTATTGGAGCATCGGGAACGTTCGGATTTGGTGCTGAATTCGCCCGTTTATGGGATATTAACCAGCTAGGTACGTTCTCATTTAAAGGGACGACGGCGCAACCGCGTTCTGGAAATGCCCAACCGCGTGTTGCAGATGCACCTGGAGGAATGCTCAACGCTATCGGCTTAGCAAATCCGGGGGTAGAAGCGGTGATTTCCCATGAGATTCCACAGATGCGCTCCTACTTCCATAAGCCAGTGATGGCAAATATTGCGGGGTTTTCACTGAGCGAATACGTTCAGGTAGCCAGTGCAATGGATGCCCAAGAGAACGTGGGATGGTTAGAAGTCAATATTTCTTGCCCCAATGTTCATGATGACGGTAAGACATTCGCTGACTCACCCAAATCCGCTGCCCAAGTTTGCCAGGCTATCAAAGAGGTAACAACAAAACCTATCATTATGAAGTTATCTCCCAATAGTGCAATTGTTACGGATATCGCTCAAGCCTGCCAAGAATCTGGTGCGGACGCGCTGAGCTTAATTAATACCTTCGTCGGAATGCGTCTTAACTTACACAACGGGAAGCCCATTCTTGCCAACCGAACCGGTGGGGTATCTGGTCCGGGTGTCTTTCCCATGGCAATAAGAATGGTGTGGGACGTGACCCACGCCGTCGATATTCCGGTGATCGGTATCGGTGGGATCAGCAGCGCTCGCGATGTTATTGAAATGATGTATGCCGGAGCCACTGCCGTCCAAGTTGGCACTGCCAACCTTGTCAATCCCTATGCTTGCCTGGAAATAATCGAGCAATTACCAGCCGAAATGGATCGGTACGGGATCAAAACACTCGCCTCACTTAGCCAACATCGAAAGGACTCATAA
- the pyrF gene encoding orotidine-5'-phosphate decarboxylase produces MAREVIVACDFDSPHTLTTFLDLFENDKPFVKIGMEMFYAGGPEIVQAVKNRGHKIFLDLKLHDIPQTVGKTMRVLSELDVDMTNLHCAGGSNMMKAAVEGLTRADGTRPLLIGVTQLTSTSQEMLEEELLIPQSMPKVVASYAANAHQCGLDGVVCSPLEAQSVHEELGKSFLTVTPGIRFTDSAADDQRRITTPQRAYELGSDMIVVGRPITQATDPVAAYTRCVKEFTR; encoded by the coding sequence ATGGCCCGAGAAGTGATCGTTGCCTGTGACTTCGATTCGCCACACACACTCACAACATTTTTAGACCTCTTTGAAAATGATAAGCCATTCGTCAAAATAGGCATGGAAATGTTTTATGCGGGAGGACCAGAGATTGTTCAAGCCGTGAAAAATCGTGGACATAAAATTTTCCTTGATCTTAAACTCCACGACATCCCACAAACCGTCGGCAAAACAATGCGCGTACTATCCGAGCTGGACGTCGATATGACCAATCTCCATTGTGCTGGCGGTAGCAATATGATGAAAGCTGCTGTCGAAGGATTAACCCGAGCAGATGGCACTCGTCCATTACTCATTGGCGTCACACAGCTGACGTCAACCAGCCAAGAGATGTTGGAAGAAGAACTTCTTATCCCACAATCTATGCCAAAAGTTGTTGCCTCATACGCAGCAAACGCACACCAGTGTGGTTTAGATGGCGTAGTTTGTTCCCCACTAGAAGCCCAATCAGTGCACGAAGAACTGGGGAAGTCCTTCCTTACGGTCACACCAGGTATCCGGTTCACAGATAGTGCGGCTGATGACCAGCGCCGAATCACCACCCCACAACGAGCCTACGAACTCGGATCAGACATGATTGTTGTTGGCCGGCCCATAACCCAAGCTACCGATCCAGTAGCTGCCTATACCCGTTGCGTTAAGGAGTTTACCCGATGA
- a CDS encoding dihydroorotase has protein sequence MVDAVKTLSEVEQYAQFSNNSELLELVGDLRQAQQAGKISHNIVVFPGFCDVHVHLREPGQSYKETIATGTLASARGGFTTVGAMPNLDPVPDSIATLTLEQELINKDALIETIPYASVTKGEAGTQLADIENLASHVIGFSDDGHGVDNPDLMKEALRLLAKTDSIVAVHAEDGDLRPPNSCINDGPYAAEHNLIGIPKTAEYMQIARDIQMLRELKEEGVLPAYHVCHISCGESADLIRQAKAEGLNVTCETAMHYLLADESMLIDDGRFKMNPPLRQPTDRAALIDALLDGTIDMIATDHAPHSAKEKSQGLAHSAFGVVGIEISFPLFYTYFVKTGQVSLERAVELFTTAGRNRFKITPRSTDFTIWDMNDTYRIDPQEFLSLGRATPFDGWEISGRCLATIYDNTIVYTAPQR, from the coding sequence ATGGTAGACGCTGTTAAGACACTCTCCGAAGTTGAGCAGTATGCTCAGTTTTCCAACAATTCCGAGTTACTTGAGCTTGTTGGTGACTTGCGCCAAGCGCAACAAGCTGGAAAAATTTCGCATAATATCGTGGTATTCCCGGGATTTTGCGATGTTCATGTGCACTTGCGCGAACCAGGTCAAAGCTACAAAGAAACAATCGCTACGGGAACCTTAGCCTCGGCACGTGGCGGATTTACTACAGTCGGAGCGATGCCAAACCTCGATCCGGTACCGGATAGTATTGCCACGTTAACTCTTGAACAAGAGCTTATTAACAAAGATGCACTCATCGAAACTATTCCCTATGCATCGGTGACAAAAGGTGAAGCCGGAACCCAATTAGCGGATATTGAAAACTTAGCTTCGCACGTTATCGGTTTTTCTGACGATGGTCACGGCGTCGATAACCCAGACCTTATGAAAGAGGCACTCCGACTTCTGGCGAAAACTGACAGCATCGTTGCTGTCCATGCCGAAGACGGCGATCTTCGTCCACCAAACTCGTGCATTAATGATGGTCCATACGCAGCAGAACACAACCTCATCGGTATTCCAAAAACCGCTGAATATATGCAAATAGCACGAGATATTCAAATGCTTCGGGAACTGAAAGAAGAAGGGGTTCTTCCGGCTTACCATGTTTGTCATATCTCGTGTGGCGAATCAGCGGATTTAATTCGTCAAGCTAAGGCAGAAGGACTCAACGTTACCTGTGAGACTGCTATGCATTATCTGCTAGCAGACGAATCAATGCTTATCGACGATGGTCGGTTTAAGATGAACCCACCGTTGCGTCAGCCAACGGATCGAGCTGCCCTGATCGATGCGTTGCTCGATGGAACGATAGACATGATTGCTACCGATCATGCCCCGCACTCTGCGAAAGAAAAAAGCCAAGGATTAGCTCATTCAGCTTTTGGGGTCGTCGGGATTGAGATATCATTCCCGCTTTTTTATACCTATTTTGTCAAAACGGGACAGGTTTCATTAGAACGGGCTGTTGAGCTTTTTACAACAGCTGGCCGAAACCGCTTTAAGATTACTCCACGCTCGACTGACTTCACCATCTGGGACATGAATGATACATACCGTATTGATCCACAAGAATTCCTTTCGTTAGGACGAGCTACGCCTTTTGACGGGTGGGAGATTTCCGGGCGCTGCCTGGCAACAATTTATGACAACACGATTGTCTATACCGCACCACAACGATAA
- the carB gene encoding carbamoyl-phosphate synthase large subunit, which translates to MPKNKSIKTVLIIGSGPIVIGQAAEFDYAGTQACLALKEEGYRVILVNSNPATIMTDSEIADRVYMEPLTLEYVAKIIRKERPDAIVPGIGGQTGLNLAMQLEKKGILAECGVQLLGTPSESIERAEDRELFKELCESIGEPVIASEIAYSVEEAQAAAQRIGYPVVLRPAFTLGGTGGGFAHNDAELIDMMSNALQLSPVRQVLIEKSILGYKEIEFEVMRDSADNTICICSMENIDPVGVHTGDSVVVAPALSLNDHDLTMLKESAFKLIRALKIEGGCNVQFAVNPTSSQYFLIEVNPRVSRSSALASKASGYPIARVTAKVALGLTLDEIPVAGTMASKDPVLDYLVAKFPRFPFDKFTDAPNLLGTQMKATGEVMGIGSILEECLLKSVRSLEIGVDHFFMPSFAQMTDEELWDYVTQFRSDTIFAIVELLRRGADITELHRVTRVTPLFLESFASIVAMENRLRERMFDDEVLREAKKMGFADTVIARLWDATEQDVSSRRHAAGIVPAFRMVDTLKSGAYVPYFYSSYSGYNESKLTDRKKVIVLGAGPIRIGQGVEFDYSSVHAIKTIREAGYEAIIINDNPETVSTDYTTADKLYFEPLTPEDVMNIVEFEQPLGVITSLGGQTAINLAGPLADRGVQLLGTSLAAINRAEDRDEFERLLSELNIPQAPGKAVTNVDDGLAVAHNVGYPVLVRPSFVLGGRAMRIVGSDQQLRHYLSQGLNIDVDRLVLVDKYISGKELEVDAICDGRDVFVAGIMELVEHTGVHSGDSISVYPTFSVSGKVKGQILKYTKALGLAIGISGLFNVQFIVDEDEKVYIIEVNPRSSRTVPFLSKVTGFALPAIATRAIMGESLKEQGIFDLYPEERDRFFVKAPVFSFNKIKGLDAYLSPEMKSTGEAIGYDDDLNRALYKALQAAGMNLLNYGTVLATIDDKDKERALGLIRRFYDLGFNIAATAGTARYLKEHGIRTRAMSKISEGSTEIIDAIEAQHLSYIINTQGVEESSQKSDGAQIRAKASEFSVTLLTSLDTVNVLLDVLEEITLNVSTIDAPRRQGA; encoded by the coding sequence ATGCCAAAAAACAAATCAATAAAGACTGTACTTATTATCGGATCCGGTCCAATTGTCATTGGGCAAGCAGCCGAATTTGATTACGCTGGTACTCAAGCCTGCTTGGCTTTGAAAGAAGAAGGCTACCGTGTCATCCTCGTTAATTCGAACCCGGCAACGATTATGACTGATTCGGAAATAGCCGATCGGGTTTACATGGAACCGTTGACACTCGAATACGTCGCTAAAATTATTCGTAAAGAACGTCCAGATGCTATTGTCCCGGGTATTGGCGGCCAAACAGGCTTAAACCTTGCGATGCAGCTAGAAAAGAAAGGCATTTTAGCTGAATGTGGAGTTCAACTCTTAGGAACTCCCTCTGAGTCAATTGAACGTGCGGAAGACCGCGAACTGTTCAAGGAGCTATGTGAATCTATCGGTGAGCCTGTTATTGCCTCAGAAATAGCTTACTCAGTTGAAGAGGCCCAGGCAGCTGCCCAGCGTATTGGTTATCCAGTAGTCCTACGTCCGGCATTTACCCTTGGTGGAACCGGTGGCGGTTTCGCCCACAATGACGCCGAGTTAATCGACATGATGTCTAACGCCTTGCAACTCTCGCCAGTTCGCCAGGTTCTGATTGAAAAGTCGATTCTTGGCTATAAAGAAATCGAATTTGAAGTGATGCGTGACAGCGCAGACAACACAATATGTATTTGTTCAATGGAAAATATTGATCCGGTGGGCGTGCATACTGGGGATTCCGTCGTCGTTGCCCCAGCGTTGTCCTTAAATGACCACGATCTTACGATGCTCAAAGAATCCGCATTCAAACTTATTCGTGCGCTGAAAATAGAAGGTGGCTGCAACGTCCAATTTGCAGTTAATCCGACGTCGAGTCAATACTTCCTCATCGAAGTCAATCCACGAGTATCACGATCGTCTGCGTTAGCATCTAAAGCTTCTGGATATCCCATCGCGCGAGTTACTGCAAAAGTCGCGCTTGGTTTGACCTTAGATGAGATTCCGGTTGCCGGAACAATGGCGAGCAAAGATCCGGTCCTCGATTATCTGGTTGCAAAATTCCCGCGTTTTCCATTCGACAAGTTTACTGACGCGCCAAACCTTCTAGGCACGCAAATGAAAGCTACTGGCGAGGTTATGGGAATAGGTTCGATCCTTGAAGAATGTTTACTCAAGTCAGTGCGATCCTTGGAAATCGGCGTCGACCATTTCTTTATGCCGTCGTTTGCGCAGATGACCGACGAGGAATTGTGGGACTACGTGACACAGTTCCGCTCCGATACGATATTTGCCATCGTCGAACTACTGCGCCGCGGTGCCGACATTACTGAACTCCATCGCGTCACCCGAGTCACACCATTATTCCTTGAATCATTCGCCTCGATTGTTGCAATGGAAAACAGGTTGCGAGAGCGCATGTTCGATGACGAAGTTTTACGCGAGGCGAAAAAGATGGGATTTGCGGACACCGTGATTGCCCGGCTATGGGATGCCACCGAGCAAGACGTTAGCTCACGCCGGCATGCCGCTGGAATTGTCCCAGCTTTCCGCATGGTTGACACGCTTAAATCTGGTGCGTATGTTCCATACTTCTACTCATCATATTCTGGTTACAACGAATCGAAACTGACTGACCGTAAAAAGGTTATCGTCCTTGGTGCAGGACCAATCCGTATTGGTCAAGGAGTGGAATTTGACTACTCATCGGTACATGCGATTAAGACGATTCGGGAAGCCGGATATGAAGCAATCATCATCAATGACAATCCCGAAACCGTATCTACGGACTATACCACGGCAGATAAGCTGTACTTTGAACCACTGACGCCAGAAGACGTGATGAACATTGTCGAGTTTGAACAACCCCTTGGTGTCATTACCTCCCTTGGTGGGCAAACAGCAATTAATCTTGCCGGACCGCTGGCAGACCGTGGCGTTCAGCTACTGGGCACTTCTTTGGCAGCGATTAATAGGGCAGAAGATCGTGATGAGTTTGAACGGTTGCTTTCCGAACTCAATATTCCGCAAGCTCCGGGTAAGGCTGTGACTAATGTTGACGACGGTCTTGCGGTTGCCCACAACGTTGGTTATCCAGTTCTGGTACGTCCATCCTTCGTTCTTGGCGGGCGGGCTATGCGGATAGTTGGTTCAGATCAACAATTGCGCCACTACTTATCACAAGGATTGAATATCGACGTCGATCGTCTGGTGCTCGTCGATAAATATATTTCTGGAAAAGAGCTTGAAGTTGACGCAATCTGTGATGGGCGTGATGTGTTCGTTGCCGGAATTATGGAGTTAGTTGAGCACACTGGCGTCCATTCCGGTGATTCTATCTCGGTATATCCAACATTCTCAGTCTCCGGGAAGGTTAAAGGACAAATATTGAAGTACACGAAGGCGCTGGGGTTGGCGATCGGAATTAGCGGATTGTTCAATGTCCAGTTCATCGTGGATGAAGACGAAAAAGTTTATATTATTGAAGTCAATCCGAGATCCTCACGAACAGTGCCTTTCCTATCGAAAGTCACCGGGTTTGCACTGCCAGCTATCGCTACTCGAGCGATTATGGGCGAGTCACTTAAAGAACAAGGAATCTTCGACCTCTATCCGGAAGAACGCGATCGATTCTTTGTCAAAGCTCCAGTCTTTTCCTTCAACAAGATCAAAGGCTTGGATGCTTACCTTTCGCCGGAAATGAAATCGACTGGTGAAGCAATCGGGTACGACGACGATCTCAACCGTGCCCTGTATAAGGCTCTCCAAGCTGCTGGAATGAACCTTCTCAACTATGGAACGGTGCTGGCGACCATCGACGATAAAGATAAGGAACGGGCGCTTGGTCTTATCCGCAGATTCTATGATCTCGGCTTCAATATCGCAGCAACCGCAGGAACTGCACGATACTTAAAAGAACACGGTATTCGTACTCGCGCTATGAGTAAAATTTCCGAAGGCTCTACCGAGATTATCGATGCTATCGAAGCGCAACACTTGTCATACATCATTAATACACAAGGTGTTGAAGAATCATCCCAGAAGTCTGACGGCGCACAGATTCGCGCTAAGGCTTCGGAGTTTTCGGTTACCTTATTGACGTCTCTTGATACGGTCAATGTGTTGCTCGATGTGCTTGAAGAAATAACTTTGAACGTTTCTACTATCGATGCTCCACGCCGCCAAGGAGCCTGA
- a CDS encoding alpha/beta hydrolase fold domain-containing protein yields the protein MHEAMKKVQRRKADIRENLALPKNTLAQIRDGYLQKRVWWNDGGPQVSRSSIKIGPNNVDVSLYGSHYSSTHAIVYAHGGGWIVGHSQSHDRLLRTLSSECCCPVFSVNYSLAPESKYPTQVCEVADVISYLASRVSHIFLMGDSCGATLMVQTFHALSGDFAVDNLQPNLASASQIAGLGFFYGGYGLVDSPSLRQYSHVAGMTRADLASYEKAIIPAGGDRRVLDMLNVDAQRYPAVYLLSAQIDPLRDDSRALATKIQGVSGNVVYNEIPGVQHEFMQYGRMLPQVAEVIKNVAHWLNANTPHEK from the coding sequence ATGCATGAGGCAATGAAGAAGGTTCAGCGTCGTAAAGCTGACATACGTGAGAACCTTGCGTTACCTAAAAACACGCTTGCACAAATACGCGATGGCTACCTGCAAAAACGGGTGTGGTGGAACGACGGCGGTCCACAAGTCTCACGGTCTTCTATAAAGATTGGCCCAAATAATGTAGATGTGAGTCTGTATGGATCTCACTATTCTTCTACACATGCGATTGTTTATGCTCATGGAGGTGGATGGATTGTTGGCCACAGCCAAAGTCATGATCGGCTCTTGCGTACCTTGAGTAGTGAATGCTGTTGCCCAGTATTTTCAGTGAATTACTCTTTAGCTCCAGAATCTAAATATCCCACGCAAGTTTGTGAAGTTGCCGATGTCATTAGCTATCTCGCCTCACGTGTGTCGCATATTTTTCTCATGGGAGATAGTTGTGGGGCGACGTTAATGGTGCAAACATTTCATGCACTTAGCGGTGATTTCGCCGTCGATAATCTCCAGCCAAACTTGGCGAGTGCGTCTCAAATAGCCGGATTAGGGTTCTTTTATGGTGGCTATGGGTTAGTGGATTCACCGTCTTTACGACAATATTCACATGTGGCGGGAATGACCCGTGCAGACTTAGCTAGTTATGAGAAAGCAATCATCCCTGCTGGGGGCGATAGAAGAGTTCTTGACATGCTGAATGTAGATGCTCAGCGTTATCCAGCCGTTTATCTCCTGAGCGCACAAATCGATCCGCTTCGGGACGATTCACGAGCACTAGCTACCAAGATACAGGGGGTTTCCGGCAACGTGGTATACAACGAAATTCCTGGGGTCCAGCATGAATTTATGCAGTATGGAAGGATGCTTCCACAGGTGGCTGAGGTGATAAAAAATGTGGCGCATTGGCTCAATGCCAACACGCCACATGAAAAGTGA
- the pyrE gene encoding orotate phosphoribosyltransferase, which translates to MNTAQTVAKALLDIQAVFLRPDNPFTWASGIKSPIYTDNRLILTAPEQRNIVEDAIAQRIRQTFPDVEVLMGTATAGIAHAALAADRLGIPMGYVRSSAKDHGRTNRIEGRLEPGARVVVVEDLISTGGSVIETVQALREAGADVLGVVAIFSYGMRAAAQTLRTADVKLTTLTTFDDAIELAQKTGRITATDLPRLRAFRDNPRNDSWQKVGA; encoded by the coding sequence ATGAATACTGCACAAACTGTTGCCAAGGCACTGCTCGATATTCAAGCAGTTTTCCTACGCCCAGACAATCCCTTCACGTGGGCATCTGGAATTAAAAGCCCTATCTATACCGATAATCGATTAATCTTGACCGCTCCAGAACAACGAAACATTGTCGAAGATGCGATTGCACAGCGAATCCGGCAAACATTCCCAGACGTCGAGGTTTTGATGGGCACAGCTACTGCTGGTATTGCACACGCGGCGCTCGCGGCCGATCGTCTTGGAATTCCGATGGGGTATGTACGTTCATCAGCTAAAGATCATGGACGTACGAATCGAATCGAGGGACGATTAGAGCCAGGTGCGCGTGTCGTCGTCGTCGAAGATCTTATATCTACCGGCGGTTCGGTAATCGAGACTGTTCAAGCATTACGTGAAGCCGGGGCAGATGTTCTCGGCGTCGTCGCAATATTTAGTTATGGAATGCGTGCCGCAGCCCAAACGTTGCGCACCGCAGACGTAAAGCTAACTACCTTGACAACTTTTGATGATGCTATCGAATTAGCTCAGAAAACTGGACGAATTACGGCTACTGACCTTCCACGGTTGCGTGCTTTCCGTGATAATCCCCGTAACGATTCATGGCAAAAAGTAGGAGCATGA
- a CDS encoding type B 50S ribosomal protein L31, with the protein MKKGIHPDYHPVVFRDRSANYTFLTRSTLTSENTIEWEDGNTYPVIDIEVSSASHPFYTGQRRILDTAGQVEKFNRRYGRK; encoded by the coding sequence ATGAAGAAGGGCATTCACCCTGATTACCACCCAGTAGTTTTCCGCGATCGTTCTGCTAACTACACTTTCCTTACGCGGTCCACACTGACGTCGGAAAATACAATTGAATGGGAAGACGGAAACACTTATCCCGTGATCGATATTGAAGTATCAAGCGCTTCGCACCCGTTCTACACCGGGCAACGTCGCATTCTTGACACCGCCGGTCAAGTTGAGAAGTTCAACCGCCGTTACGGCCGGAAGTAA
- a CDS encoding dihydroorotate dehydrogenase electron transfer subunit, whose protein sequence is MTNIKVQARVEDIVPLTETIYRLRIRCETFGPAYPGQFVNITIPGFFLRRPLAIADITYHDDASATVTVIVAQVGAGTQALALVTPGTLIDLLGPLGHGFDVEAAGPTPLLVGGGSGIPPLYFAAKYALSRGYQPRVFLGFRTAQDVYAEDDFRELGCEVTVATEEGSYGAKGFVTDALPHQAPHVLACGPQGMLRAVVARSTGRVQVSLEAHMGCGFGACLGCTVQTVRGLERVCVEGPVFDSTEVIFDGEAQQ, encoded by the coding sequence ATGACGAATATCAAAGTTCAAGCACGCGTCGAAGACATTGTTCCCTTAACCGAAACAATTTATCGGTTGCGGATCAGGTGCGAGACGTTTGGACCTGCCTATCCGGGACAATTCGTGAACATAACAATTCCCGGATTCTTCTTGCGACGGCCGTTAGCCATAGCCGATATTACGTATCACGACGACGCGAGTGCTACCGTAACAGTGATAGTTGCCCAGGTCGGGGCCGGTACCCAGGCTCTTGCTCTTGTCACACCGGGAACACTGATTGACCTTCTTGGACCACTCGGACACGGTTTTGACGTTGAGGCAGCCGGGCCAACCCCACTCCTTGTTGGCGGCGGCTCGGGTATTCCGCCGCTCTACTTCGCTGCCAAATATGCGCTTTCACGCGGATACCAACCCCGCGTTTTCTTGGGGTTTCGCACTGCGCAGGACGTGTACGCCGAAGACGATTTTCGTGAACTAGGGTGCGAAGTAACAGTTGCTACCGAGGAAGGATCATATGGCGCAAAAGGCTTTGTTACTGATGCCTTGCCTCATCAGGCGCCACACGTCTTGGCATGTGGACCGCAAGGGATGTTGCGCGCAGTGGTTGCGCGATCCACCGGACGAGTCCAGGTAAGTCTGGAAGCGCATATGGGTTGCGGATTTGGTGCATGCCTAGGCTGTACCGTACAAACCGTTCGTGGACTGGAACGAGTATGTGTTGAAGGTCCAGTTTTTGATAGCACTGAGGTGATTTTCGACGGGGAGGCACAACAATGA